A genomic stretch from Aquila chrysaetos chrysaetos chromosome 1, bAquChr1.4, whole genome shotgun sequence includes:
- the MGST2 gene encoding microsomal glutathione S-transferase 2, with amino-acid sequence MAGDLIFLAAVSLLSAFQQCHFAWLVGKSRMKHKVMPPAVTGAPEFDRTFRAQQNCVEFYPIFLTVLWTAGWFCNQELASFLGVLYVFARYKYFHGYVQSVKGRLTGFYLNLIILMCLITLGAAGIVNSFLDEYLDFSIMKKLRKLF; translated from the exons ATGGCTggtgatttaatttttcttgcgGCTGTCTCTCTTCTTTCCGCCTTCCAGCAAT GTCATTTTGCTTGGCTGGTGGGGAAATCAAGAATGAAGCACAAGGTCATGCCCCCAGCTGTCACTGGAGCTCCAGAATTTGACAGAACATTTCGTGCACA ACAAAACTGTGTGGAGTTTTACCCAATATTCCTGACTGTCCTCTGGACTGCAGGATGGTTTTGTAACCAAG aattGGCTTCCTTTCTGGGCGTGTTGTACGTGTTTGCCCGCTACAAGTACTTCCATGGTTATGTACAGTCTGTGAAAGGAAG GTTAACAGGTTTTTATTTGAACTTGATAATTCTAATGTGCTTGATAACCCTGGGTGCAGCTGGGATTGTTAACAGCTTTCTGGATGAAtacctggacttcagcattATGAAGAAACTACGTAAATTGTTCTGa